A portion of the Thermosediminibacter oceani DSM 16646 genome contains these proteins:
- a CDS encoding tyrosine-type recombinase/integrase: protein MTDIEFQIENFLLYCNAKNLSKRTIGSYEQSLRLFAQFLKEKYGIEEVSKVNTGHIRQYLDYLGKRGKYTVIIDETKKEINNPENRQDFGQPLSTTTKANYLRNLKVFFNWLYGEGEIPKNPVAKIEQIKPQRKVKKPLSEQDLKRIANCFVKSTFTGYRNYVIFKFLLDTGARIQETLSLTHNDIDLKFRVVTLRNTKNKQERKVYLSPKMLQEMKNWLKYKERYVSSDLIFPTKRGTPLTVHSYEKQLRDAGKLVGIDISPHMLRNQFARYYILNGGNFPMLSKLLGHSDVKVTMDAYMDLLDEDIKKDYMQHSPLNHFDL from the coding sequence TTGACCGACATCGAATTTCAAATCGAAAATTTTCTGTTATATTGTAATGCTAAGAATCTCTCAAAACGAACAATCGGAAGTTATGAGCAAAGTTTAAGACTTTTTGCTCAATTCCTAAAAGAGAAATATGGCATTGAAGAAGTATCTAAAGTAAATACTGGACATATTAGGCAGTATTTGGACTATCTTGGAAAAAGAGGGAAATATACGGTAATTATAGATGAGACAAAAAAAGAAATAAATAACCCCGAGAATCGTCAAGATTTTGGACAACCTCTATCTACAACTACAAAAGCAAACTACTTGCGGAATCTCAAAGTATTCTTTAATTGGCTCTACGGAGAAGGTGAAATACCTAAAAATCCAGTGGCGAAAATCGAGCAGATTAAACCACAAAGAAAAGTTAAAAAACCCTTATCCGAACAGGATCTAAAGAGAATAGCCAACTGCTTTGTTAAGTCAACGTTTACTGGCTATCGGAATTACGTTATATTCAAGTTTTTGCTTGATACAGGAGCAAGGATACAAGAAACCCTGTCTCTTACTCACAATGATATTGATCTCAAATTTAGAGTAGTTACCTTGCGAAACACAAAAAACAAGCAAGAAAGAAAAGTATATTTAAGTCCAAAGATGCTTCAGGAAATGAAGAATTGGCTCAAATATAAGGAAAGGTATGTTTCATCAGATCTAATTTTTCCCACCAAAAGGGGGACACCCCTCACTGTCCACTCATACGAAAAACAATTAAGAGACGCAGGGAAACTTGTAGGAATAGACATTTCACCACACATGCTTAGAAACCAATTTGCTAGATATTACATACTCAACGGCGGGAATTTCCCTATGCTTTCTAAACTTCTGGGACATTCGGACGTCAAAGTTACGATGGATGCTTATATGGATTTGCTAGATGAAGACATAAAAAAGGACTATATGCAGCATAGCCCTTTGAATCATTTTGATTTATGA